The Strigops habroptila isolate Jane chromosome 13 unlocalized genomic scaffold, bStrHab1.2.pri S16, whole genome shotgun sequence genomic interval AAGTCTTCCATGAACAGTTATTATTCCTAAAAGCATTAAGGAATATATTCCAAATCTGCTATTCCTTCTTATAACAAtggaaataatagaaatataatGTTATAAGTCACAATGCAgattcttaattaaaaaagaaatatagctTAATCATGACAACAGTTAATACTATATAGGGAAtgctcctttccttttgtttttttaatgatctaTTACatcaaaattacatttccagAATCTCTGTGCTGGGTGTTACTCAATTTTAGGAAGCGGCAAGTTTAAGTAGTGACTTAAACATTTCTAAGTGGGTAAAATTCAACCACCTTAGGTCAGCATTCTTAGCACCCCGGCTTTATAACAATGTGGTTGAGAGCTGCAATATCTATTCTGCAGACTCTGATACTAAAGCCACATGGAAGGTGCCACCTTATAGAAGATGTTAGATGCTCCAACCTGTAATTTCCATGAGGTGATGTTGTTTTGTGCCTCATTAAGGTACCTGAGCCAACAGTCTTGTTTCAGGCTGGTTTTTCAATATTGCAGAGGTTTTCCAACCTCTGCACCAGGTTTCCCTTGTGCTGAGCAGCTAAGCATTAGCCAATGTTTCAGCATCCAATACATGTTAGCAGCAATGCATTTCCAGAGACACGttgcaaaaatattaaaagcaattgTCATCTAGAAGTCCTTTATTCCCTGCACTGTTCTGGACAAGGTAACTCACCACCAAGTAATCTTGAATTCATAGATAGGACGCTTGCAGTAATAGTGATTTATCAGGTGTTTATCACACACCCCGATACACTGATGATCCACAGTTATCCCTCTGTCAGACAGGTCTGTCACAATACAGTGCAGAAGATCATATACATCAGCCACGGCCTCCCAGGGCCCAAAAGATACATCTACTTCACAATGATGTTCAAACAGCTTTGTCTCACTCTCACTCCTTTCAAAACGTAAAGAATTGAAGTGTGGGCATTCATAGGGAGTGATGGGCATCTCTTCTTTGAAGACACAGACCTTCAATTTTGCaaatcttgcttttctctgcataGCTCTGAGCTTTGCTATTTCAATGATCCTTTCCAAATGAtctaaaacacagaataaaaaaacccaaacaaatataaaaacccccaaaataaaacaaatgccatTATTTCCTGTGAAACATTACTACAGTGCTTAACAAGTTATTCTTAACGTAATATTAGCAGCAACAGGAAGCTGCACATAGCTAAATATAAAGTAATTAAATCAATCTGTCATCTTGTGAACTCAGTGTCCCTATTGCCCAAGTTCATTCAGTTGCAGGTCCTAACAGCACAAATGCAGAGGCAAAGAAACCCTCATATTTTAATAAAGCCTTGAATGTTATGGCCTAGATCTTGCTCCCTTTTAATAAAGGCAGCATAAAAGTCTGCATCCAAGGATGCAGCAGGAACAAATCTGATGTGGAGACCTCAAAGATCTAAAGAGCATGAAAAGTGCACAATAAACTTCCCAACTACGATGGAATCAGTTtgaaagctgaagcagagctgaaagcacCATGTAAACTACTCGAATCACGCCGGAACAAACAGTCAATACTACTTTGTTTATTTACCTTTGTAATATGGCATTAGGCCCAGGAAAGCTTGTCtaactttttctcctttaagagGCTGGATATCCTCTAGATTGTCTAGCAATGGTCCTATGGAATAATACTGAGCTTCCTTGTAAACTGCCCTCACGCGTTCCCTTGGCGGCAGGTCACCAGATCGTAGAAAGTTGAGTATGTCTCTAAAAGAAGGGCAAAAATGTTAAAGTAACATGTTTCTGCCAAAAATGTTGCAGGAACAactcactgaaaaacaaataccatcagattttaaacaaaaagttCGAGGTGGAGTAACCACTTAAAACAGAAGAGGGGACACTGTTTCATAGTAAAGAGAATGTAGTCACTGTATTTCACATTTAGGTCTGTGACAAACtgatcttttccattttcctgaagaattatATATATGCACAACGTGAGAACCAGGACTGTAGTGAATGGATGGTGCATTTGCAAAGGAAGTTTTCTCTTCGTGGGATCAGGGCCACATACACTTGTAGTATATATAGTAGTAATTACGAGAACACTTCCTTGTAGTTTGGAAACACTGTTAAGCTACAAGATTTTTTATCATGGAAAGAAATTGCTTCATAAGCATTAACAAAGCTATTATTGACcatagcaaataaaacaaagcattcCTGCAACCTTCACCAGCATGTCAACAAACACAGCACATGTTGACTTGGCTCTCTGTTCCAGCCATGTTTTCAGTTCAGATTGACAACATGACAAATGAAGTGATTTGCCAACAAAGTGCCAGGCACCTCCAAATTGccaaatgtaaagaaataattattttctaataaatgtAGTATCTTAATCTATTTCTGTCCCAGATTACACCACAATCCAGATGTGCTTTGAAACTAATTCAGTCCTTCTCTGTTGAAGCGATTAAGGAAATGTCtacaaaggagaaggaagaaaggcaaattaaattGCAAAGTGTGCTTTGGGCAAAAACCTTAACTCATGAATGTTAACTCATGAACACTGCTTACCTTTGCTAGCAATCTCACACCAATCCAGAGTATTAGTATGATCATGGttagtttaattaaaaacaaaacaacagctaAACACACAGGAAGGAATGCTGAAGGTGAAAGAATATGGCACTATCAGCAAAAATAGTATTTGAGGCTTGTGCTTTTTTACCAGCTACATTATATCCTATTTAAACACTGAAAGCATCATACTTTCAACTAGTTAAGAACCTAGATGCATTCCTTCCATTCCCTCTTTATCATAGATACTGTAATATCAATTAAAAACCAGTGTTGTACAAAAGAGCTTCCTatgaaaagcaatgcaaaatacattcttttttaaaacatcaaaacaacTTGATACTTGAAAGGAGATAATCTAGAGGAGACAATGTACAAGttcaaaacttgtttttctttttctactgtaAATCTTAAGCCCTTAAGAACAAAGagtttcttaatttcttcaaaaataattttcattaacaaCTTGCAAACTGTACTACTGAGGACACTTACCCAAAGTAGGTTCCATCTCTGTCAATAAAATATCTGCCTTCAGCATCTGTCGGGATATAGTGTCTTCCACTGAACATAGCCGCCAGCATCGTGTCCTCGTACCGCCTCAGTGTTGACAGTCTTGTTGTAAAATACATGCCTCCTACGTTGAGTGGAACAACTTCTGGAAACTGCAAAAGCAACCACATTATCACATTATAAATGAGCCCCTAATCCTTGCCAGACATGTTCAGGCCAAAAGGGTTACAACTTCTAGAAGACACAGCACGCAGTCTTTGCCAATGTGACATAACTTGGTCTGACAAATGCTTCTTTCCCAGCCTGTTGCCACGAAGCAGTGAGGTTCAGGGGCTAAGAACTTGAATAATTTGGCTGACTTCTGGGTGTAACCAGGGATATTTTAATGTTAGTTGGAAATCTGAAGTAGCAGTAATCACTCAGCTTTAATACCAGATATTCATTAAAAGCATGAATGCCTCCTCCTGGCtcttttggggaaagaaaacaccctCCCCAACATTACACAAGCACCCCATACAAAATTTCAGGCCAACCTTGAGACTTGCACTCATTTGCTACTCTACTGGTTCCTTTACTATACTACACTATACTCTTTTATActatacactgaaaaaaacccagtgacTCTCTTATTTAGGTTTACAGGAGGCCTGAAATCTTAACATCACACCTTAAGATGCTTTGGTATCAGAATAAAAGTTGTATTTGTCAAGTCCAAACATGGATGGAACATCAAACACGAGTAATGCTGTCATTTAGCTACTAATGGAAACTGAACTCCATATCCGTAAATCCTCCAACAAAGAAATCCCAAATTCTTTGGCAACTGAGCAGTACGTGCTGCAATAACTGGCCCTGATCAGTACAGTACCAGAGAGCTCTTACCTGCTGAGGCAGCAGAGGTAGTGCTTGTCCTGCCTGGGTTGCAGTAGGAGTGGCTGGCTCTTGGAAATCATCCTCTGCATCCGAGCTCGACATGGCATCATCCGGGTTTCCACTCACTTTGTTCTGCCCCGTAACTACCACCATCCCTCTGGCTCTCGTAGGCAGGTCTGCTGGGTAGGCAGCCGTGGCAATGCTAAATGGGAAACAAGACCCAAATGACTTCGGCGccctccccaccagcagcagatcACGTGGCAGGCAGGGCACGTCACTCCCCGGATAATTTACAATGGCATTGTTATTCCTGGGAAATGAATCACAGCAGGGATGGCTCTCGTGCTGAGAAACAAACTCGGAGGGGCTGTCTCTGCAGGAAGgctgtttgcagagctggaCCAAGGTCCTACAGAGCCCCTGCCAGTGGCTGGGTAAGACACCAGCGCCCATTGGCTGTGCAGTGCGGGTGTGATTGGTTCCACCACGCTGCTGCAGCACAATGTCATTTGCTGGGGGAATTTgggtggctgctgctccagcccgtCCATCGCCATAGGCCGCCTGCACCAGCACGTCCTGCCTGCACGCTCCCATTGGCCGTGGGTGCTGTGCAACACCCGGACTGCTGCTCCCAACCCAGCTCTGGGTCTGTCACCTTCAGCTGCACAAGCGGAGCACAGCCTGTATATGCACAGCGACATGCACTGTAACAGCTCTGTCCAGTTCTAGCACTTCCTGTGAGATGAGGAAATGGAGTTTtccaacagagaaaacaaacgTTTTCCTGCTCGTTGCGTCACATCGCGCTGTACacgaacacacacacacacaatacaCGTGTATTTAACTCTGCATATCACATTGTGCACTTACTGCTTATCAGCAATTTCCTTTCCTGCACAGAAAAAACATGCATGGAAATGCCAACTACAGTGCTTCCATAGTCCATCTTCAGCCGGAGGATGGGATGGACTAACAATAAGCTGCATTGTAAAAACAGTAATTagaagagcagagtagaaaCCCTGCTGTTCTCTTTACACTGCATTATGTAAAGAGTACCTCTGTTTATTGCTGGGGCGTCTCCAGTGGCATCACAACATCCTAACAAAGACATTATACTACCAGAGGCTTTATCTAGCTCTCTAACCCTGCAAGCTCCTTCTCTCAAATCCCTAtaaaacataaacagaaaaggagTATTTGCACAAGCATAGCTGGTACATTTACTTATTGACTAAATAAATGTTGCAGAAAGGTTGCTTCCAATCAAAATCAACAAGCAGAAACgacataaaattttaaaagccatgaTTAACTAGTCTGCCTTATGAACTCTGCTAATACAGTCATCATGCACATCATCAGCCTGCCTGTAGATCTCCGATCTTAAAGGAAACGCTGCAAGTTCAGATGAACCCAGGCAGAACTGGCGTGCTTCAGCTGAAACCGATCATCTTTAGAGAGCTGATCAGATCAAACCCTCTACATTCTGTGGAGGTGAATTCTAGATCCTGTTTGGCACCCTAACAAACTCACTTAGGCGAGTAGGTATTGTGAAgtttcaaacatttctttttaaactgctgtTAAGAGATTTGTCTCAGCTTAGGATAGGGATTTACCTTCTCTTCCCTATAGCTCAAAAGATGAACTTTGACTTCACCATTTTTCCACCACAGTACAATGCATAGGCAAACAAATGAGGACGGAAGGGCTTCTCAATGTCCACACCCTATTAACGATTTTAGTATTTGTCCTGAAACAACATTTATTCTGATATCATCGATTATCAAAACAAGTCAACTATGCCTCACAGATAAAGAGCATACACAACACAAATGAAGGATTATTTTGGCAGAGACTCCTTCAAGGAGGTAAACAAATTATCATCAAGAAACAGCTTGCAGAAGCTTAATTTATAAGATGGACAGTAAAAATTGAGTGTGAGCCTGTATTTATTGTGAGTGTATTATTTATAATGCTGTTACTTGACAGCCCTGCTTTGACTGCTCCATTTTCAGTTCAGACTATTCAAAAGAACTCAAGACTGACCCAAACTGTGATCTTTAATTCTCTGTGTTCTTCAAGAATGTCCAATGATTTTCACATAACTGGAGTATATTCTGAATAAACAAAATTCAGCTCCATTAAGTATACTGCAATCAGGACCATGAAATATCTTTTGGGTAAGTTCATCCATTTGGCACTGTACCAAAAAGATCCTCTTTCCCAACAGAAGCAGAGGTTTgaggaaaaggaattttttttcctctttcataaTTCTCCTTCAACATGACACCAAGGTTAAGGAAAAACCATGAGAGAGCATACATTAATTATGTTGTCCTCATGATTAATAACCTTCTTTGCCATTGGAACACAGAGCAACCCCCTAAATAGTGATGTTTAGCATACAAGATCTCAGCCCATAATTAGTCCAGGATTAAAGAATAACATTAGTGGCAGTTAAAACGATGAGATTGATCATTGACAAGTTTAACCTGTTTTTTGACGCTCATGAAAAGGTATGTGAAGTTCCTCTCTAGGTTTGCTTCACTTCCTGCTCACCCATGGACACGGAGTAGTGAAACAGCCATATGCTGACTGGAACAGAGAGTATTCCTGAAAGACAAACATAAGCTAATCACTGACCAGTTTTCTGACATACaatcttctgcatttttgttcTCTTAATTTCAGTTCTCTTCCTTTCATGAGGAATATGCATCCATTTGAATATCTTTTTCTTGCCACTTAAAGCATGCACAGTAATTAACTATGCACAAAAGTATTGCTTTGTTAAATCTCTCTTTAAAGTTAcagggtttgttttatttatgaaatgcaTCCATTTCACTCTCAAATATGTCTAGCTCCAGATCAACAGATAATTAATGAGAAAACATCATCAATAAACAACATTATTACTAAATCAAATGTGTAACTGAATCATACATCAGCACCATCCAACTCTACCAGAAATACCTCCTTCCAGTTTACAAGCTACCTGTAATTTAAATGGCAGAGATTACTTCCCAGAGCTTTCATATCCACAGCTCAGATACTGTCTCACATATACACACCAAAGAAAGTGTACTAAGTGAACTGGACCTGCATGTTTTGCTTCATTCCTTAGGGAATGATAGCAACCCTAGAGATGCATTGAATTTCACTTAATGCTAAGattcaaaaaagctttttaaggCTCTGCTGTTCCCTCAACTTTTCTGTATTGGTTTAAACAACTTTCTCGTAAATACTTTCTGAGGTTACACAAGTGTTGGCAAAGTTACATACTTACAAAAAAGCAACATAATGCACCTCAAAGTCTTTTTTCAAGGCACTGATGTATGAATCCATCATAGGAGACGTACACAACCTGCTATTCAAAACTAACTCATTAGAACATGCTTGTTTGGGGGAGATACCAACCACATTGTTAGGAAGGCTCTTCCTTTTTCAAGAGAAACTGGGTCCCTGTGACAGTGCTGAATAAGAGGTGACTTAACAGGCTCTCCATAACATTGTTCCAAAGACTTTCTTGTGTGAACAAAGTGGGAAAAGACACAACATTCAGTCAATTCTAATGAATCCATGTCAGAATAGCGAAGAAACATCCGGAAAAAGGCCTGAGATCCCCAAGCTGCAGTAAATTGTATtatcccagagtggtttgggttgaagggaccttaaagctcatccagttccaaccccctgccacgggcagggacaccttccactagagcaggttgctccaagcccctgtgtctaacctggccttgaacactgccagggatggggcagccacagcttctctgggcaccctgtgccagcgcctcagcaccctcacagggaagaacttccaaATACCCCATGGATAAAAGCTACTCAGGCTGTACTCACTGGTTGCAGCAACTACCGCCTTACACAGAACCTCACAGCATGGACAAGCATTGATGAGCTCGAAGCAGCTTCCCAGTTCCACCACCCTGAGGTGAGGAGCCATCATTCCATTTGCAGTCAGGGCAGCACAGTCGCAAAATAGCTCAGAAACTAAGCCAGAGGTGTAGTTAAGCCAGGCTCCAGCAAATTAAGCATTAATTAAGCACTTAAACACTGAGCACCTTGCTAAGTCCTTCTAATCAGCCTAAACGTTAACGGGGACACCAGAAAGCACCTGTAGGTGCGGGAGTTGGCTTTCCATGGTATAGCCCCGCCCAAGCCGAGGTCCTGCCGCGACCCccggggcagagcaggagctccCCGCTCCCTCAGCGGTCACTGGAAGCCGCCGTCCACCGACACCCTCCCGCTCCCCTCAGCGGAGCGCCGCGGGGTGTTTTCCCGCCATTCACCTGACAGGCGCCTCCCGCCTCTCCGGTACCGGCGGCGACCGCTCATGCCCCCTGCCGGCCTGCGGGGGAACCACCTGCTGctgccggtgccgccgccgcctctTCCGCGCCCAGCCCGGCTCCACATCGGCCGAAGGAGGGAGCAAGGGACAGAGGGGCACCGCGTCTCCTCCGCCCCGCCCGCCCTCACCTGCTGCCCGCCCCGCAGAGCGGGCAGCGAGAGCGGCTGCCGCGCCCCTCCCGTGTCACGTAGGGTCCATCCGGGTCCTGCGCGGGCGGGGCCGCCGAGGCGGGAATGGGCACCGGCGGGAGCGCCGCCCGCCCCTCACACCGCCACAGCAGCGCTgggtgttgggtttgggtttgttttcctcttctctgctcctctgtgaGGGGAAACGTCCTGTAATTCATCGTCCTTCCTCCGGGGAAACGTCTGTGGTGGCACCGCGCTCTGTCTACATCGCGAAGGGAGACCCCAGTGCGGGCAGGCAGCCGCTCCCTCTCGCCTCAGCGCGACGATGGCGGGGTTTGCCACAGGACTAATCCCCTGCTGCCTTCCAGAGCACTCCACGGGCTTTGCCAGAGCCTGCCAGGAagtcctgctgctttccagagtATTCCATGGGCTTTGCCAGTGCCCAgcagtgctcctgctgccttccagaACATTCTGTGGGCTTTGCCAGAGCCCTATGGGgttcctgctgccttccagaACATTCTGTGAGCTTTGCCAGAGCCCTGTGGGgttcctgctgccttccagaGCATTCCACATGCTTTGCAAGACTTCTGTAGGgtccctgctgccttccagaACATTCCACATAGGGCCCTTGTTGCCTTCCATTTACATTTGAAGTCTGCAGCCTTGTAGAATTTTGGGGGCTTAATTTGGTGTCCCATCAAGACAATCGCCGATGCTGGTAAATGAGGAGACTGCcatgcttgttttccttctccttctacAATGGAGAATACAAGGACTGGAGGAGCCACATCACATGCAGCCAGCTCGGCCGTCAGAGGTGCTACTGGTGGTGGTTGCTGTGTGTAGGATGGCAGCATCCACAACATTCCCAATGGATTTATTATGGTTGAGGGGCCCTTCTCACCACACCAGCTCCTTCATCCAGCACCCAGGCCGGAGCCCAGTACTCTTTGAGGACCTCACACTTATCCAAGCTCAGCTTCCCAAGGAAAACCTTCTGAACGCCTTGCCTGCTGGGGTGAGGTGCGCAACTGCTGCTTTATTCTTAACAGAACCTAGATATTCTGTGTAATTATGGAGTTTCTTCTTTTAGTGTTTTAATCTTCAGCGACGGGCTGCACAAGCAGCTCTAGGGGTGCTACTGAGGAATGAGACTTTGAATAACCatagaatcagccaggttggaaaagacctttaagatcatcaagtccaaccgtttccagcactgccaaggccaccactaaaccatgtcactaaagcgctcatctacatggttttgaGCACTTCCGTGcatggtgattccaccactgctctgggcagcctgttccaattcTTTCACCGTTTCGGTGAAAGAACTGTCCCCCCAGCCATTTGAGACTTGTGGGGTTTGGATGCCCAAAACCTTAGATTGAAAGGTGATTGTGGTTTATCCTGCTCTGGCTCTGGGCACTTCCTGCCCACAGGGTGGACTGACTTGTCTTGTTATTCACACTCTGATGTTTACAGCTCCCTGTTTGCCCACAGTAGGTAGCGAAGGTCTCGCCAgggtttgctgctgtgtttccaaAGCtatctctgcttctgctgagcTTACACAGAATTGTTGAATCCCAACCCGTTCTTCCTCCGTAAATTAGACATTTGGACCTTTGTCTCCTGTTTTTATTAATCTGTTTCCTCAAAAGTTTTGTGCATTACCCGAATGTGCTCCCTGGTCCTTGGGGATGACAGTCCCTCCCCAAAGCGCTTCATCCTGCACCAGAGCTCTGTCCCCTGGTCTCACCACACGCGTTTCCTCCCTCCGAAATTCCCCCTCGCTGTgccttgttttttgtttggacTGGTGCTGGGTGTTTTGCTTGGTGTCCTTCCAAGGACTCTGGATTTTCAGGATGTGGATAGGCGTGAGCATCTCCtttgcagcaggagggatgctccGGCAGCACCCGCTTTGCCCTGGGGCGACTGTGGTTAAAATGTTCCCCATGTAAGCTAACTTTCCAAGTCTTTGTGGCATTTTTGGATGTGTTTTGACTTCTATGTGAAATAATGAAGCAGTTTTCTCCTCCTCGCTGGTGAACGGGTAACTCCCATAGTGATGGGGTTATGGTGCTGTCACATGGTTGGAGTTAATGCCTTCATTTTGTGCTAATGGGCTATTCTGGGTTTAAAACAGCCCTTCTCACTGGGGACGTTTTGGGGAGGAAGACCCCAAACCCCAGACCTGGTTGTGATGGGTTTCCCCCCATCGCCGGCTGAGGCCTCACAAACTCGATGCATGCAAGGCGGGGGGCGTGGTACTCCGGGGGCGTGGCCATGGGCGTGACGGGCGGACCGGAGGCGTGGCCTAGGGCGTAGGGGGCGTGGCCTCTGGGCGGGCGGGCGGTGCATTGTGCGGGGCGgtggggccgggccggggccaTGGAGCGCTGGACCGGGCGCGTTGCGCTGGTCACCGGTGCCTCCGTGGGTATCGGCGCAGCCGTGGCGCGGGCGTTGGTGCAGCACGGCATGAAGGTGGTGGGGTGCGCTCGCAGCGTCGACAAGATCGAGGTACCGGGGCGGGGGCTTGGGGGCATCTTTTGGTGGCGGCCGCCCCTACGGGCGGGCCTCGGAACGAGCAGCCGCCTCTCTGCGGGGCCTGGCTGGGGCGGGAGGGCTactggcagcagggccagggccgTGGGATGTGTGAGGCGGGGGCTTGGTGGGGCGGGGGCCGCGCCTGGCTCGCTCCGGTCCGGGCGGCGGCACGGTGGGGGCTGGCGGTGGAGAGTACCCggcaggagggggctggtccCGCAGTGTTCCCGCCCCGGTTCCTGAAGCCCGCCTCGGGGAAAAAGCCGGGTCCAGCCGGCGCGGGGGCTGCTCTGGTCGGGCGGAGCTCCCGCCGGAGCCCGGTGGGGTGTTCCCCCTCCGGAGGAGCAGGGACGGTTGGCTGGAAGTTACCGAGGAGCAGGTTCAGTTCTCGGGCTTTTTTGTTGAGCTGCCTCTTATCGAGGGTATAAATAGCATCTGCGTGACCCGGCGGAGCACTGCGAGGAGCCGGTCTGGGCTGAGAAGTGTCCACGGACACGTTAAACCCTGCTTGGTGTGTGGGGTGCTAGGTGCTTCTGCCCCACCGCTGGCCTTTGGCAGATTGGACCCTCTTAAAAATGTGCAGTAAGCTTTTGGGACAACGTAATGAACCAACGTTAAAATAGGGATTCAGTCCCTAACGTGATTTTACCTCTGTGATGAGCATCCCTAGAACTAAGTCAAAAACCTCCTGCTGTTGGCTTAAAAGTAAAGGTGCTTAAATTAGGTAGTTGGTGTGGGATCCCTTTTTTGTAGTCGGATGCATTTGTAGGCTTCACCTCGCAATGGCATGAGCTAAAGCTTATTTACTTCTCAAGAAGTTTcctgggagggaggaaaaaagtttaCTAAGCTTAAATATTGTCATCTCGGTTGGTGCTTGTCAAGATATGAACATCCAGTGTTAGCATTTCCTTAGCAAAGGTGGTGAGAATTTGCTGTGTACAGTTGACCACACCAAGAAGAAATTGTCCCCCAGGTAACATGGAAAACAAGGCTTGATGCTGCTCGTGCTGCataagataaagaaagaaacatttgaaagaaaaaaaacttttccCATTCGTTGTCATGAATCAGAAAGATGCCTCTTGCAGAGAGAACATACACCACTGCGGCGTATTTAACTGTCCTTTGGGGCTTGCTTCTAATTTCAGGCTTCCCAGTGTTCTGATACTGTGGTTTCAGGGAAAGCCGAGATCTCCAAAGGCTTTCCCACGTGCAGCTGATGGTGGTTAATGCACTTCCACAGCCTGGCTTCAAGAGGCTGGTAAAGGTTGCTGTAAAGGATGCTGTTGTCTCCCATTCCCCTccaaaaaggacagaaaagccatttccaaTATTGCTGTTTCCAGTATTTGCCTTCCTTTGAAATCTGTTGATTTTCTTTGGTGAAGAAAATCAATGAAActtgtattttccttcagtgcttcagaggagtttccttcctttctgaagCCTGGAAgccttgctttctgaaatgtctcTGGCAAAAATACAGTATAcaatatatatatctatacTGTAATACTCTCTTATAGgctttgcctttttatttgaaCCTGCTCAAAATGCAGTCATGTTTGATATAGGTGATTTATCTGGCTTGTATGGTATGCACACATACCGGGCAATGCTGACTGTTGGGCATCTTCCAAGCCTCTTGTTACTGTTGTGTTATAACCTCTTGTGTTTAACACTGCCGATGTTTGTCCCTGCTTCATTCTTTCTCTTGTCCTCTCCAAGGATTGAATTGTGTTCGCAGCACACCGTCATTTGTTTTGGTAGGTGTCTGGACTCTGTTTTGCTCCGTTGctattctggttttatttattgtgAAGCATGTTTCcttaaagagga includes:
- the KCTD7 gene encoding BTB/POZ domain-containing protein KCTD7 isoform X1, whose translation is MAMDGLEQQPPKFPQQMTLCCSSVVEPITPALHSQWALVSYPATGRGSVGPWSSSANSLPAETAPPSLFLSTRAIPAVIHFPGITMPFIATAAYPADLPTRARGMVVVTGQNKVSGNPDDAMSSSDAEDDFQEPATPTATQAGQALPLLPQQFPEVVPLNVGGMYFTTRLSTLRRYEDTMLAAMFSGRHYIPTDAEGRYFIDRDGTYFGDILNFLRSGDLPPRERVRAVYKEAQYYSIGPLLDNLEDIQPLKGEKVRQAFLGLMPYYKDHLERIIEIAKLRAMQRKARFAKLKVCVFKEEMPITPYECPHFNSLRFERSESETKLFEHHCEVDVSFGPWEAVADVYDLLHCIVTDLSDRGITVDHQCIGVCDKHLINHYYCKRPIYEFKITWW
- the KCTD7 gene encoding BTB/POZ domain-containing protein KCTD7 isoform X2, with protein sequence MQLIVSPSHPPAEDGLWKHCSWHFHACFFCAGKEIADKHIATAAYPADLPTRARGMVVVTGQNKVSGNPDDAMSSSDAEDDFQEPATPTATQAGQALPLLPQQFPEVVPLNVGGMYFTTRLSTLRRYEDTMLAAMFSGRHYIPTDAEGRYFIDRDGTYFGDILNFLRSGDLPPRERVRAVYKEAQYYSIGPLLDNLEDIQPLKGEKVRQAFLGLMPYYKDHLERIIEIAKLRAMQRKARFAKLKVCVFKEEMPITPYECPHFNSLRFERSESETKLFEHHCEVDVSFGPWEAVADVYDLLHCIVTDLSDRGITVDHQCIGVCDKHLINHYYCKRPIYEFKITWW
- the KCTD7 gene encoding BTB/POZ domain-containing protein KCTD7 isoform X3; this translates as MVVVTGQNKVSGNPDDAMSSSDAEDDFQEPATPTATQAGQALPLLPQQFPEVVPLNVGGMYFTTRLSTLRRYEDTMLAAMFSGRHYIPTDAEGRYFIDRDGTYFGDILNFLRSGDLPPRERVRAVYKEAQYYSIGPLLDNLEDIQPLKGEKVRQAFLGLMPYYKDHLERIIEIAKLRAMQRKARFAKLKVCVFKEEMPITPYECPHFNSLRFERSESETKLFEHHCEVDVSFGPWEAVADVYDLLHCIVTDLSDRGITVDHQCIGVCDKHLINHYYCKRPIYEFKITWW